A stretch of DNA from Candidatus Hydrogenedentota bacterium:
CAACGCAAAGATATACCACATGGTGATGAAGTGGGCGTACATGAGCAATGTGAGGGAGAAGACCAGACCGGCCCACGCCGTGAGGCGGCCATTTTCGAGGGCCTCGACCATGAACCAGAGGGCCAGCAGGGCGAAGAGCACGACCAGGCTGTAGACGCGGAGCTCCTGGGCATAGTAGATCTGAAATGGGGCGACGGCGAAGAAGAACAGGGCCAGGCAGGCGCTCCGCTCGTCGCGGAAGAGCCTGCGGGCGAGGAAGTAGACCACGGGCAGGGTCAGGATGCTGAAGAGGCAGGGCAACAGGCGCAAGAGAAAGTCATGGCGCGGGTCGGTGATGGCGAGCGGAAAAAGACCATCGACCAGGGAGGACCAGCCGGCGGTGAGGATCGTGTTCAGGGGGGGCTCGACGGTGTACGCCGGGTCGAAGAGTGCGGAGACCGAGTCGGCATGGGCACCGAGGTAGAGGCTGGCGGTCTCGTCATACCAAAGGCTCTGGCCGCCGAGGTCATAGAGGCGCAGCAGGGCGCCGAGCAGGCACAGCCCGAGGGGGAGGGCGCGGCTGGCGACCGAAAGAGATGAAACCGGAAGCGCAGGCTTCATGGCGCTACGCTTCCGGTCTGAAAAGGGGCGGGCTCACGGCCTGCGGGCTATACCGCGCCGATGAGTGTGCCATCGGGAATAACGGCGTTCTTAAACACCACCACGATACCGTCGCGAATGGCATAGCCGTCGCCGTCATAGTCTTTCAGTCGTTTCGAGCCTTTAATCACCACGCCCTTGCCAATGCGGGCGTTGTGGTCGATGATGGCGTGGCTGATGTTGGTCTTTTCACCGATACCGATCTTGGGACCGCCGTCGCCTGGATTCTCGGCGTCGAAGGACTCCGCGCCGAGCATGATGGCGTGATCGAGTACCGCACCGGGATGGATGATGCTGCGAATGCCGACGATGCACTTATTGATCGTGGCTTTGGAGACGCGGCTGCCCTCGCAGATGATGGCGTTCTTGATGTGCGCGTCGGAAATCTGCACACCGGGCAGGCAGCGGGCGTGGGTATAGATGGGGTCTTTGAGGCCGTTCAACTGGAAGGGGGCGTCGTCGGTGGTCATGGCCATGCTCACGTCGAAGAAGGAGCGGACCGTACCGATGTCTTCCCAGAAGCCCGAGAACATGTGGGCGTAAACCTGATGGGTGCTCAGAGAGTGGGGGATGAGTTCGCGACCGAAATCGACCCATTCCACATGCTCCATGAGGAGCTTTTCGAGTACTTCCGCTTTGAAGACGTAGACGCCCATGGAGGCGAGGTAGGGTTTGCCCGCCCCGTTCAGGCCGAAATCTTCAAAGACTTTTTCGGGGGTTACCAGGCCGTCAAGCACGGCCGGATCATTGGGCTTTTCCACAAACTCGCGAATACGCCCGCTCTTGAGCACCTTCATCACGCCGAAGGCGTGGGCGTCGTCCCGGCTGACGGGCAGGGCGGATACGGTGATGTCCGCGCCCTTGTTGAAGTGGGTTTCGAGGAGTTCGCGGTAATCCATGCGGTAGAGCTGGTCGCCGGAAAGGATGACGTAGTGGGACACGCCCTGATCGAGGATATGAACGAACTGCTTCCGCACGGCGTCCGCCGTGCCCTGGAACCATTCATTGCCGCTGGCCAGATCGGTCTGCTCGGCCGCCAGCACTTCCACCATGCCGCCGCTGAACATGTCGAAGCGGTAGGTGTTGTTGATGTGGCGGTTGAGGGAGTGGCTGTTGTACTGGGTCAAGACCGCGATCTTGTTGATCTGGGAATTGAGGCAGTTGCTGAGGGGAATGTCCACGAGCCGGTATCGGCCGCACAGGGGCACCGCGGGTTTGGCGCGCACCTTGGTCAGGGGATAAAGCCGAGTCCCCCGACCGCCCCCCAATACGATTGCTCCCACGTCACGTGTGACGTCCACCTCGCTGAGCACGCCGGTCATATTCCCCATCCGAACTCTCTCCTGTACTGCGCTTTGGGCTCTCTTTGGTCTGTGGTTCCCACATTGGGATCGTATTGTATGCTTTACGTGAGCGCGGTTCCACTATTGGGTCTTATGGGTCTTATGGGTCGTGTGGGTCGTGTGGGTCGTGTGGGTCGTGTGGGTCGTATGGGTCGTGTGGGTCGTGTGGGTCGTGCGGGTCGTGTGGGTCGTGTGGCGCGGCGGGCTTTGGGTTGGTCCCGAAAGTCCGGTCAAATCCTGGGGAGGTAGATGAGCACCGCGCAGGCGATGGCCCACAGGACGACGGTTGCGCCGAGGGGGCGATCTTTGATGAGGGTGCTGCTGGGATCGCCGCCGCCGGTCTCGTGGTGGATCAGGTGAAGATAGCGGAAGAGTCCATAGACCACAAAGGGCAGTGTGATGTAGAGCTTGTCGGTGCCGAGGCGCTGGATCACTTCGGGAGAGCAGGTGTAGATGGTGTAGGTGATGAGGGTGCCCCCCGCCATGATGAGTATGAGTTGATCGAGGTAGTGCACGGTGTAATGTTGCAGTACCTGCCGGTGGGACTGGGCGCCTTCCTCCAGCAGGAGGATTTCCTGGCGGCGTTTGCTCAGGCCGAGGAAGGTGGCCAGGAAGAGGGTGCACACCACGAGCCAGTTGGAGAAGGGCACGTCCAGGGCAATGGCGCCGGCCACGGCGCGAATCACGAAGCCCAGGGCGATGGCGAGCACGTCCACAATCATGACATGCTTGAGCTTGAGGGTATAGGCCAGCGTGAGCACCACATAGCCGAGCAATGCCACGAGAAATTCCTGGCGAATATTCCAGGCGATGACGAGGCTCGCGCCAAAGAGCAACACCAGGAGCACGCGCGCGGCGGCGGGGCTCATGGCGCCGCTGGCGAGGGGGCGGTGGCGCTTCTTGGGGTGTTCGCGGTCGCTTTCGATGTCGAGGAGGTCGTTGAAGACGTAGGTGGCGCTGGCGGCCAGACAGAATGAGGCAAAGGCCGCCAGACTCACGAGGGCCTGGATCGGATGGCCAAGTTCGCCGGCGAAGACGAGGGCCGCAAAGAGCAGCAGGTTTTTCGTCCACTGGTAGGGACGCATCGCCGCGATACAGGTCACGATGAAGGGCGGGTGCTTGGTCTCGGCCATTACATGCTCATCTTTTTGAAGACGCGGCGGGGGATATTGCGGATGATCAGCATGATGTAGCGCCAGAAGAAGGGCACATAGGCCTCGTCTTTTCCGGTACTGACCGCTTTGAAAATAGCTTTGCCCGCCTGAGCCGGTGTGGCCACGAGGGGGCCCGGCAGCGGCAGGCCGAAGGTCATTTTCGTGTCTACGAAGCCCGGTTGAATCGTGGTGACGGTCACGTTGGACTTGGCCAGACGCACGCGGAGCCCTTCGAGGTAGCAGGTGAGGCCCGCTTTGGTGGCGCCGTAGATGTAGTTTGTCTGTTTGCCCCGATCGCCTGCGACGGAGGAAAGGACGCCCAGGAAGCCGGAGCCGCGATGTTCGAAGACGGCCGCAAAGGCCTCCAGAATGGAAATGGCGCTGGTGAGGTTGACCGAGATCATCTTCTGCACGTCGGCCATGTTTTTCTGGGCCTTTTCCTGCTCGGCCATATAGCCATAGCCCAGCACGACGCCCGTGGGCTTGGTGCCGATGGCGGCCTCGCAGGCTTCAACGAATTTTCCATGGGAGGGGAGGTCTTCGGCGTCGAAATGCAGCGCATGGCAGGGCACACCGTGGCGCACGGCGATATCCGCCGCGAGGATAGCGTTTTCCTCGTCATCGCGGGCCGCCAGCACGAGGGTGTAGCCCGCCGCGGCAAAGGCCTGGGCCGTGGCCCGGGTGATGCCGGAGGTGGAACCAAGAATGACGACGCTGGGTCGGAAATCAGTGCTCATGCGGGATACCTGCGACGTTGGAGGTTTTACCCCCCCTACCCCCCCGCAAGCGGGGGGGACCGGAAATCAGGAAAACGGGAATTATCGAAATCTCATCGCTCCCGCGCGAGGCATGTTGCGGATATTGCTCCCCCCCGCTTGCGGGGGGGCAGGGGGGGTAAATCCCAAAGTTCATCGCGTGTGAATCAACCATCACACCAGCCCCAGGCGCCGCGCCATGTTGGAGGACAGCACACCCTTTGGATCGAGGCGCTTCTGAATGGCTTTGAACTCATCCAGGCGCGGGTACATGGCCGCGATGGTCTGGGGGCTGGCCACGGCGTCTTTGGCGAGGTAGAGCCGCCCGTCGTGATCGAGCAGGATGCGCTCCAGTTCGTGGAGGAAGGGCGTCAGGCCGCGGTGGTTCGGGAGATCCAGCGTGAGGGTGTAGCCCTTCATGGGATGGGACAACAGACCGGGATTCTGCTCGCCGAAGGTTTTTAGCACGGCGAGGAAGGACGCCCGGCGCGAGTCGGCCAGGCGCTGGAGAATGCGGATGAGGCCTTGCTTGCTCTCGTAGGGCAGCGTGGCCTGAAACTGGGCAAAGCCCTTGCGCCCATAGAGCCGGTTCCAGTGGTGGATGGCGTCCAGGGGATAGAAATACTTGTCGTAGTGCACCAGCTTGCCGATGGTGGTGGGGTGGGCGGCGTAGAAGACCTTGTTGAAGGCCGTGACACTCAGGGGATTCAGCAGAAACTGGGGGCAGTTGAAGGGCACGTTCTTCGGGAACTCGCGTTTCATGGCGAAGGGCGCGTTCGCGCGTGCCGGATCGAGCTGAGACAGCTTCGCATGGTTGCCCTGCATGAGCACGGAGCGACCCAGGCTGGCCCCCCGCGCCAGGCAGTCCACCCAGGCGACGGAATACTTGTGGGCACCGTCGGTCGCCGCCATGGCGTCCAGGGCGTGATCGAGATCGCGGCACTGGGTATAGTCCGTGACGATCCAGGAACTCTCCACGGGCTGAAGCCGCACCCGCGCCGTGAGGATGAAGCCCGTCAGTCCGATACCGCCCGCCGTGGCCCAGAAGACATCGGCGTTTTCGGTTTTCGAGCAGTGCAGGAGCGCGCCGGTGGGGGTGAGGAGCGTGAAGGATTCCACGAATTCGCAAAAGGTGCCGTCGCAGTGATGGTTCTTGCCGTGGACATCGTTGGCAATGGCGCCGCCCACGGTGACGAACTTGGTGCCGGGCGTGACGGGCACGAAGTAGCCCCGGGGCACGAAGACGTCCAGAATGTCGGCCAGGCTGACGCCGGCTTCGCATTCGAGCACGCCGGTTTCTTCGTCGAAGCTGATCATGCGGTCGAGGCGGGTGGTATTGACGACCCCGCCGCCGCCGTTGACCGCGGTGTCGCCGTAGCTTCGACCCAGGCCTCGGGCGATGATCGAGGAGGAAGCGTGCCCCCCGATGAGGTCGTTGAGGATGCGGCGCTTTTCCGGGCGAAAGACGTCACACTTTTCGGGATCGAGGCCGCCCCAGCCGCTGAGGGACTGGTGCATGGAGGATTCGGCCACGGGTATTCTCCTGGGTTGGTGTGAAGGTCTCGGCTATGAAGTGTACTCGGGTGTATATACCCGCCGCAGGCGAAAGTATAACGCCGCGGGCCTGGAGCAAGCAAGTCGGGCGGCGCTATCTGCTTTGTTGACAGGGGATTAGGAGGGGCGAAGACGAGATCTGTGGCCGCCGGGCTCGAAGGGTGTCCAGGGGTCGCACCGGCCTTTCAATCAGGATTCCGGCAACTGGGGGGGCTTGTTTTCCATCAGGAGGTCATCCAGGATCAGCAGGCGCTCGCACCAGATCATGAGCAGCGTACACAGGTAGCGACGACCCATTTTGCGCAGGCGCAGGTTGCTGATGCCCCAGGTGCGTCCGGACCAGGTGATGGGGACCTGGGCGATGCGGTAGCGGCGGATGAGGCTCGACAGCGACATTTCGATGGTGATGTTGAAGTGGGCGGCCTGCAGGGGCAGGATGCTCTGGATCACGTGGCGCCGGTAGACCTTGAAGGCGTTGGTGAGATCGTTGTGGTGGGTCAGGAAGAGCACCTGCATGGCATGGTTCACGATCCGGTTGACCACGAGCTTCACGGGCGGATAGTGGGTCACCCGGCCGCCTTTCATGAAGCGCGAGCCAAAGACGCAGTCGTAGCCTTCCTCAATCTTCCGGTAGCACCGTACCACGTCGAGGGGGTTGTCCGAGCTGTCCGCCATGACCACGGCCAGGACATCGCCCCGGTAATGGTGGAGACCGCAGCGGATGGCGCGGCCCAGCCCGCCGGGAGGCCAGTTGTGGACCAGGTGGATCTCGGGGATTTCCTTTGCCTTTTCCTCGATCACCGCCACGGTGTTGTCCGTGCTGTTGTCGTTGACCACGAGGAGCTCAAAGGGTATGGATTCCGCGCGCAGGGCGGCGGCGAGGCTTTCCAGCGTGGGGATGATGTTCTTCTCTTCGTTGTACGCGGGAATGAGGACGGAGTAGAGAAGGGTGTTCTTCTCCACCGGCACGAGGCTAGATGCGGCCTTCGAAACCATGGTAGATCTCCCCCAGCAGGGCGTCAATGTCGTAGGCGTAGCGCCAGTTCGGGTAGTGGGACTGAAATTTGCCCACGTCGCTGATCCACCAGATGTGATCGCCGATGCGGTTGTCGTCTTCGTAACGGATGGCCATCTTGTTCCCGGTGATGGCCTCGCATTTGGCGATGGCTTCCTGCATGGAGCAGTTGCTGTGGCGGCTTCCGCCGATGTTGTATACCTCCCCCGAGCGCGGCGCGCGAAGCACTTCAAAAAAGCAATTAACCAGATCGCTGGAATGGATATTGTCGCGTACCTGCTTGCCCTTGTAACCGAAGATGCGGTATTCCTTCTTCGTGATGGCGCACTTCATGAGGTAGGACAGGAATCCGTGGAGCTCCGCGCCGGAGTGGCCGGGTCCGGTGAGGCAGCCGCCGCGGAAAACAGCGGTCTTCATCCCGAAATAGCGGCCATATTCCTGCACCATGACATCGGCCGCCACTTTGGAAGCGCCGAAGACCGAGTGCTTGCACTGGTCGATGGACATGGTCTCGTCGATGCCGTCTTTGGCATAGGGGTGGCTCTCGGCCACTTCCCAGCGGGTTTCCAGTTCCACCAGGGGCAGATCGTTGGGCGTATCGCCGTAGACCTTGTTCGTGGAGGTAAAAATGAAGGGCGCCTCGGGGCAGTGCTGCCGCGTGAGCTCCAGCAGGTTCAGCGTGCCCACCGCATTGACGCCGAAATCGGTCAGGGGCTCCTTCGCCGCCCAGTCGTGGCTCGGCTGGGCCGCGGTGTGCACCACGAGTTCGATGGAAGAACTGTAGGTCTTGAAAATGGCTTCCAGGGCGCCGAAGTCGCGAATGTCGGCCTCGTGGTGGCGGTATTCGGCGTGGTCCGCACGCAGGCGCTCGACGGCCCAGTGGGTCGACGCTTCCTCCCCGAAGAAGTAGGCGCGCATGTTGTTGTCCACACCCGCGACAGTGTACCCTGCGGCGATGAATCGGCGGACCGTTTCCGCACCAATCAGACCGGCCGAACCGGTAACCAGAACCACACCCATAAACGCTCCCGATGAACGGCACGATACGTAGAAAGAAGAAAACGGCGAAATGCGAGACGCCATTCTAGCGCATAATTGCAAGAGGCTGTCAATAGAGACTGGCTGGGTAATCGCGTCATCGGCGCTTCACGAAAACTACAGGTGTGCCACGCGATCCGGCAACGCCGGTTCGTGTGCCCTGAACCTCGAAAGCGGCGGTTATGGAGCAGTTCATAACCGGACGGTTTTTTCGCCAAAAGGCGCATGGGAGGAAGATTCTTTTGCCCCTCGTCAACATCCCGGTTGGGGCACGAGAGGGTCGGACGAGTGGCCGCCGGCACATCGGGAAGACCTCGTGGCGGGCACACGAACCGGCGTTGCCGGATCGCGTGGCACCATCGCCGGGCCCTCGTTTCTTACTCCGGGAGCCCACCCATGAAAACCATACTCGTCACGGGCGGCGCCGGCTTCGTGGGCTCCTGCCTGGCCATGGGCCTGAAAGCCCGAAGCGAAGACACCCGGGTCATCGCGTTCGACAATCTGCGTCGGCGGGGATCGGAGCTGAACCTGCCCCGACTCAAGGGGGCGGGCGTAGAGTTCCTCCATGGCGACATCCGCTGTCCCGGGGACCTGGAAGAGGTCGGGCCATTTGACGTGCTCATCGAGTGCAGCGCGGAGCCTTCGGTGCTTGCGGGCTATGGCGGATCGCCCAAGTATGTGCTGGAGACCAACCTGACCGGCACGTTGAATTGCCTGGAAGCGGCCCGGCGGCACGGCAGCGATGTGGTGTTTCTGTCCACGAGCCGGGTCTATCCCATGGAGACCATTGCGCGCCTGCGCTACCGCGAAACGGAGACCCGCCTGGAGCTGGAAGCGAAGCAGCCCGTGCCGGGGGCCAGCGCCGACGGCATCGCCGAGGATTTTCCCCTGGAGGGTGTGCGCTCCCTCTATGGCGCGACCAAGCTGGCCTCCGAGCTGGTGATGTCTGAATACCTGTCCATGTACGGCCTGCGGGGTGTCATCAACCGCTGCGGCGTGCTCACTGGACCCTGGCAGATGGGCAAAGCCGATCAGGGGGTCGTGGTACTCTGGGCGGCGCGCCACGCCTATGGCGGCGCCCTGAAGTACATTGGCTATGGCGGCCAGGGCAAGCAGGTGCGGGACATGCTCCATGTGGAGGACCTGCTCGATCTGGTGTGCATCCAGCTTGCGCGCCTGGACGAGTTCAACGGACGGACCTTCAACGTGGGCGGGGGCCGCGCCGTGAGCACCTCGCTCCAGGAATTGACCGAACTTTGCCGGCGTTATACGGGCAATTCCATCCCCATCGCGGGTGAAGTTGCGAACCGCGCTGCCGATATACCCCTCTACCTCACGGACAACCGGCGGGTGACGGCGGCCACGGGCTGGACACCGGCGCGCACGGCGGATATGATTGTGGAGGAGGTTTGCGCGTGGCTGAGGGACCACGAAGGGGCGCTGCGGCCGCTATTGAGTTGACGGGGCTCGCAGTTTACGCTGTCAGAT
This window harbors:
- a CDS encoding glucose-1-phosphate adenylyltransferase, translating into MTGVLSEVDVTRDVGAIVLGGGRGTRLYPLTKVRAKPAVPLCGRYRLVDIPLSNCLNSQINKIAVLTQYNSHSLNRHINNTYRFDMFSGGMVEVLAAEQTDLASGNEWFQGTADAVRKQFVHILDQGVSHYVILSGDQLYRMDYRELLETHFNKGADITVSALPVSRDDAHAFGVMKVLKSGRIREFVEKPNDPAVLDGLVTPEKVFEDFGLNGAGKPYLASMGVYVFKAEVLEKLLMEHVEWVDFGRELIPHSLSTHQVYAHMFSGFWEDIGTVRSFFDVSMAMTTDDAPFQLNGLKDPIYTHARCLPGVQISDAHIKNAIICEGSRVSKATINKCIVGIRSIIHPGAVLDHAIMLGAESFDAENPGDGGPKIGIGEKTNISHAIIDHNARIGKGVVIKGSKRLKDYDGDGYAIRDGIVVVFKNAVIPDGTLIGAV
- a CDS encoding decaprenyl-phosphate phosphoribosyltransferase produces the protein MAETKHPPFIVTCIAAMRPYQWTKNLLLFAALVFAGELGHPIQALVSLAAFASFCLAASATYVFNDLLDIESDREHPKKRHRPLASGAMSPAAARVLLVLLFGASLVIAWNIRQEFLVALLGYVVLTLAYTLKLKHVMIVDVLAIALGFVIRAVAGAIALDVPFSNWLVVCTLFLATFLGLSKRRQEILLLEEGAQSHRQVLQHYTVHYLDQLILIMAGGTLITYTIYTCSPEVIQRLGTDKLYITLPFVVYGLFRYLHLIHHETGGGDPSSTLIKDRPLGATVVLWAIACAVLIYLPRI
- a CDS encoding SDR family oxidoreductase; translation: MSTDFRPSVVILGSTSGITRATAQAFAAAGYTLVLAARDDEENAILAADIAVRHGVPCHALHFDAEDLPSHGKFVEACEAAIGTKPTGVVLGYGYMAEQEKAQKNMADVQKMISVNLTSAISILEAFAAVFEHRGSGFLGVLSSVAGDRGKQTNYIYGATKAGLTCYLEGLRVRLAKSNVTVTTIQPGFVDTKMTFGLPLPGPLVATPAQAGKAIFKAVSTGKDEAYVPFFWRYIMLIIRNIPRRVFKKMSM
- a CDS encoding FAD-binding oxidoreductase, which produces MHQSLSGWGGLDPEKCDVFRPEKRRILNDLIGGHASSSIIARGLGRSYGDTAVNGGGGVVNTTRLDRMISFDEETGVLECEAGVSLADILDVFVPRGYFVPVTPGTKFVTVGGAIANDVHGKNHHCDGTFCEFVESFTLLTPTGALLHCSKTENADVFWATAGGIGLTGFILTARVRLQPVESSWIVTDYTQCRDLDHALDAMAATDGAHKYSVAWVDCLARGASLGRSVLMQGNHAKLSQLDPARANAPFAMKREFPKNVPFNCPQFLLNPLSVTAFNKVFYAAHPTTIGKLVHYDKYFYPLDAIHHWNRLYGRKGFAQFQATLPYESKQGLIRILQRLADSRRASFLAVLKTFGEQNPGLLSHPMKGYTLTLDLPNHRGLTPFLHELERILLDHDGRLYLAKDAVASPQTIAAMYPRLDEFKAIQKRLDPKGVLSSNMARRLGLV
- a CDS encoding glycosyltransferase family 2 protein; its protein translation is MVSKAASSLVPVEKNTLLYSVLIPAYNEEKNIIPTLESLAAALRAESIPFELLVVNDNSTDNTVAVIEEKAKEIPEIHLVHNWPPGGLGRAIRCGLHHYRGDVLAVVMADSSDNPLDVVRCYRKIEEGYDCVFGSRFMKGGRVTHYPPVKLVVNRIVNHAMQVLFLTHHNDLTNAFKVYRRHVIQSILPLQAAHFNITIEMSLSSLIRRYRIAQVPITWSGRTWGISNLRLRKMGRRYLCTLLMIWCERLLILDDLLMENKPPQLPES
- a CDS encoding NAD-dependent epimerase/dehydratase family protein → MGVVLVTGSAGLIGAETVRRFIAAGYTVAGVDNNMRAYFFGEEASTHWAVERLRADHAEYRHHEADIRDFGALEAIFKTYSSSIELVVHTAAQPSHDWAAKEPLTDFGVNAVGTLNLLELTRQHCPEAPFIFTSTNKVYGDTPNDLPLVELETRWEVAESHPYAKDGIDETMSIDQCKHSVFGASKVAADVMVQEYGRYFGMKTAVFRGGCLTGPGHSGAELHGFLSYLMKCAITKKEYRIFGYKGKQVRDNIHSSDLVNCFFEVLRAPRSGEVYNIGGSRHSNCSMQEAIAKCEAITGNKMAIRYEDDNRIGDHIWWISDVGKFQSHYPNWRYAYDIDALLGEIYHGFEGRI
- a CDS encoding NAD-dependent epimerase/dehydratase family protein, whose translation is MKTILVTGGAGFVGSCLAMGLKARSEDTRVIAFDNLRRRGSELNLPRLKGAGVEFLHGDIRCPGDLEEVGPFDVLIECSAEPSVLAGYGGSPKYVLETNLTGTLNCLEAARRHGSDVVFLSTSRVYPMETIARLRYRETETRLELEAKQPVPGASADGIAEDFPLEGVRSLYGATKLASELVMSEYLSMYGLRGVINRCGVLTGPWQMGKADQGVVVLWAARHAYGGALKYIGYGGQGKQVRDMLHVEDLLDLVCIQLARLDEFNGRTFNVGGGRAVSTSLQELTELCRRYTGNSIPIAGEVANRAADIPLYLTDNRRVTAATGWTPARTADMIVEEVCAWLRDHEGALRPLLS